One stretch of Vulpes lagopus strain Blue_001 chromosome X, ASM1834538v1, whole genome shotgun sequence DNA includes these proteins:
- the LOC121482292 gene encoding 60S ribosomal protein L30-like: MVAIKKRKKSLESINSRLQLIMKSGNCKYILGYKQTLKMIRHGKAKLVILANNCPALRKSEIEYHAMLAKTGVHHYTGNNIGLRIACAKYYGVCTLAIIDPCDSDIIRSMPEQSGEK; the protein is encoded by the exons ATGGTGGccataaagaagaggaaaaagtcaCTTGAGTCGATCAACTCTAGGCTCCAACTCATTATGAAAAGTGGAAa ttgcAAGTACATACTGGGGTACAAGCAGACTCTGAAAATGATCAGACACGGCAAAGCAAAACTGGTCATCCTGGCCAACAACTGCCCGGCTTTGAGGAAATCTGAGATAGAATACCACGCCATGTTGGCCAAAACTGGTGTCCATCACTACACTGGCAATAATATTGGATTGCGCATAGCATGTGCAAAATACTACGGAGTATGTACCCTGGCTATCATTGATCCATGTGATTCTGATATCATTAGAAGCATGCCAGAACAGAGTGGTGAAAAGTAA